GCCGGGAGATGGTGCCGGCCGGCCCGGACGCGGTCCGGATCCGATCCGTCAGCCACCTGGAACGGGAGACGGTCGAGGTCCGAGCCGAAGTCCGGGGTGACGCGGTCACGCTCCGGATGGTGCGCCACCCTGGACCGAAGATCGGCGAAACCCTCTGCGGCGGAAAGCCGTTCGCGACCGGCCGGTGGGATCGGGTCTGACGGTCAGACGGCGACGCGCTCGATCTCGGCGCCGAGGGACTTGAGGTCCTCGACGAACCGCGGATACCCGCGGTCGATGTGCCCGACCTCGTGTACCTCGGTCACGCCTTCGGCGGCCAGACCGGCCAGCACCAGGCCCGCCCCGGCCCGGATGTCGGTCGACCACACCGGCGCGCTGGACAACCTCTCCCGGCCGCGAAGTGAGGCGTGGTGCCCGTCCGTCCGAGCGTCCGCGCCCATCCGGATCAGCTCGTCGACGAAACGGAACCGCGCCTCAAACACGTTCTCGGTGATCAGCGAATGGCCGTCGGCCACGGCGGCCAGGGCCAGCGCCATCGGTTGCAGATCGGTCGGGAACCCGGGGTAGGGCATGGTGATGAAGTCGACTGCCCGGGGTCGGCCCGGCATGTCGACCGAGAATCCGTCGGACAGCGGCTCGATCAGCGCGCCGGCCGCGATCAGGCGCTCCAGTGGGGCAGCCAGATGACGGGCATCGACACCGCGGACGACCACCGAACCGCGGGTCACGGCGGCGGCGTAAGCCCAGGTCCCGCCGACCACCCGGTCCCCGACCGTGCGATGCTCGGTCGGATGCAGCTCACCGACCCCCTCGATGGTGATGGTGGCACTGCCCGCGCCGCGAACGTCGGCACCCATCCGGTTCAGCATGTTGGCCAGGTCGATGATCTCGGGTTCGCGAGCGGCGTTGTCGATCACGGTGATGCCCTGCGCCAGCACCGCCGCCATCAGGATGTTCTCGGTCGCCCCGACGCTCGGGAAGTCCAGTCCGATCTGCGCTCCGCGGAGCCGTTCGGCCTCGCCGACGACCATGCCGTGCTCGATGCTCATCCGCGCCCCGAGGGCGCGCAGCCCGTTCTGGTGCATGTCCAGCGGCCGCGATCCGATCGCGTCCCCGCCGGGCAGGGCCACCCGAGCCCGGTGACAACGGCCCATCAGCGGACCCAGCACGCAGACCGACGCCCGGAGTCGCCCGACGGCCGGGAAGTCGGCCTCGTGGGACAACTCGGCCGGCGTGGTGATGGTGACCTTGTCCCCGTCGAGCTCGACCTGACAGCCGAGGCCGGTCAGCACGTCGGCCATCAACGGGACATCCAGGATGGCCGGGCAGTTCGAGATCACCGTGGTGCCCTCGGCCAGCAACGCGGCCGCCATCAGTTTGAGCACACTGTTCTTCGCGCCCGCCACCGACACCTCGCCGGAAAGGCGGGCGCCACCGGTCACCAGGAAGCGCTCATCCACGGCTGGAACTCTAGTGCCCCGCGGACACAGGTCCGTTCCACTGCAGGTGGTGGGCCCGTCGCCGACGGCACCGACGGCCGCGAACGGCTGGGCAACGTGCGTAGGCTCGGTCCATGGCTGTCCACCTCACCCGCATCTACACCCGCACCGGCGACGACGGCACGACCGGACTGTCCGACTTCAGCCGCGTCCACAAGACCGACCCTCGGCTGATCGCCTACGCCGACTGCGACGAGACCAATGCCGCCCTGGGTGTGGTGATGGCCATCGGCTCCCCTGGCCCGGACATCGAGCGGGTGATCGCCCGCGTGCAGAACGAACTGTTCGACCTGGGCGCCGACCTGGCCACGCCGATCGAGCCGGACCCGAAGTACCCGCCGTTGCGGGTCGAACAGGCTTACATCGACCGGCTGGAGGCCGACTGCGACGCCTTCAACGAGGGCCTGGCCCCACTGACGTCGTTCATCCTGCCGGGCGGCACCGCCGCCGGGGCCCTGCTCCACGTGGCGCGCACCGTCGCCCGGCGGGCCGAACGGAGCGCATGGACGCTGATCGGAGCCGACCCGGATCGGACCAACCCACTGGCCGCGAAGTACCTGAACCGGCTTTCCGACCTGCTGTTCATCCTGGGTCGGGTGGCCAATCCGGCCGGCGACGTCCCCTGGATACCCGGGGGCCAGCGGGACTGATCGGCGATCCGGGCCCGGGCCCGGATCAGCCGGCAGACACGAGAAAGGCCCCCGAGCCGGGGGCCGAAAGACAGGGCGGCGCTCAGAACTCCCGCAGGCCGCCCGAGTGCCGGTGGTGCAGACTGCCGGTGGCCGGCGGTACCGATTCCAGCCACGACCGCAGACCGGTGATCGCCTCCTCGGACAGAGCCAGTTCCATCGGGGTCGAACCGTCGATACATCGGACGACCACGGAACCCACCGGGAGCAGGTCGGGTTCGGTCCCCGTGAGTGGCCGTCGGTCCCCCAGGACCAGTCGATCCCGCCGCAGGATCCGGGACGCCAGCGGCAGCGGCGAGAACGATCGGTAGAGGGTCAACGCACCTCCGCGGTAGCGCCCCTGACCGAAGATCCAGCCGCTGCCGTCGGCCGCCATCAATCGCCTCCAGCAGACGTCGACCCCGCCGGACTTGGTGAGCAACGACCGCCGCACCGCAATGGCCACGATGCACAGCACGAGGACAAGGAGCAGCACCAGACCGGTGATCTCTGCGCCCACGATGCCCTCCAGTGCCGGATCCGAGAAGAACGGGAACTAGACGGTTTCTCCGACGGCCAGAAGCTGAGCCCGCGCACGGCGGAGGTCGGCTTCCTTCTCCGCCGTATCGGTTCCGGCTGCCCTGGCCCGCTCGTAGGCGGCGCGTGCCCTGGTCACATCGATGTCCTCGCTGAGCTCGGCATCCTCGGCCAGGATCGAGACGCCCTCCTTGGTGACCGACAGGAAGCCGCCGTGCACCGCCACCGCCCGCACGTTGCCGTTGGGCTCGATGATGCGGGCCGCGAAGCCTTCTTTGAGTTGCGCCAGCAACGGAGCGTGACCGGGCATGACGCCGATATCGCCGTCAACCGTCCTGGCCACCACCATTTGCGCGGGGCCGGACCAGATCTTCTGCTCGACGGCAACCAGATCTACCTGCATCTCGGACATTCGGCTCGCACCTCTTCACTTCGTTGGTGGATCGGATGAGTTTAACCCCAGACTACGGAACCGACAGCCGACGGCCGAACGGGTGAAGCGGGAGACCCCACCTCCCGAGGGAAATGGGGTCTCCGGCACTACACCCGACCGAGTGCACCGCCTTCCGTGCGGCGCCGGGGCGCCTTACTTCAGGACTCCAGCGCCGGCCGATGGGCGCACCGCCTTCCGTGCGGCGCCGGGGCGCCTTACTTCAGGACTCCAGCGCCGGCCGATGGGCGCACCGCCTTCCGTGCGGCGCCGGGGCGCCTTACTTCAGGACTCCAGCGCCGGCCGACGGGCGCACCGCCTTCCGTGCGGCGCCGGGGCGCCTTACTTCAGGACTCCAGCGCCTTGGCCTTGGCCATCACGTCATCCAGGCCGCCCACGTTCAGGAACGCCTGTTCCGGGATGTTGTCGTACTCGCCCTTGGCAATGGCATCGAACGCGGCGATGGTGTCGGCCATCTCCACGTACGAACCGTCCTGACCGGTGAACTGCTTGGCCACGAAGAAGTTCTGGCCCAGGAAACGCTCCATCCGGCGGGCGCGCCCGACGAGGAGTTTGTCCTCCTCGGCCAGTTCGTCCATACCGAGGATGGCGATGATGTTCTGCAGTTCCTTGTACTTCTGCAGGATGCGGATGACTTCCTGCGCCACCCGGTAGTGCTCGTCGCCGACGAACTGCGGGTCGAGGATCCGCGAGGTCGAGGACAGCGGGTCGACGGCCGGGTAGATGCCCTTCTCGGTGATGGACCGAGCGAGCTCGGTGGTCGCGTCGAGGTGGGCAAACGCCGCGGCCGGGGCCGGGTCGGTGTAGTCGTCAGCGGGCACGTAGATCGCCTGCAGCGACGTGATCGACCGGCCTCGGGTGGAGGTGATGCGCTCCTGCAGCTCGCCCATCTCGTCGGCCAGCGTCGGCTGGTAACCGACGGCGGACGGCATCCGGCCGAGGAGGGTGGAGACCTCGGAACCGGCCTGGGTGAACCGGAAGATGTTGTCGATGAAGAGCAGCACATCCTGGTTCTGCACGTCACGGAAGTACTCGGCCATGGTCAGCGCGGACAGCGCGACGCGCATGCGGGTCCCGGGCGGCTCGTCCATCTGACCGAACACCAGAGCGGTGTCGTTGATGACGCCGGACTCCGTCATCTCAGTCAACAGGTCGTTGCCCTCGCGGGTACGCTCCCCGACCCCGGCGAACACCGAGGTGCCACCGAAGTTCTTGGCGACGCGGGTGATCATCTCCTGGATGAGCACCGTCTTGCCGACACCGGCTCCGCCGAACAGGCCGATCTTGCCGCCCTGTACGTACGGGGTGAGCAGGTCGATGACCTTGATGCCGGTGACCAGCTGCTCGGTCTTGCCCTCGAGCTGGTCGAAGGGCGGGGGCTTGCGGTAGATCGGCCAGTGCTCGCCGTCCTCGGCCGTGCCGGGGGCGTCCAGGCACTTGCCCAGTGCGTTGAACACGTGGCCCTTGACCACGTCACCCACCGGCACCGAGATCGGCTTGCCGGTGTCGGTCACCGCAGCCCCGCGAACCAGGCCGTCCGTCGGCTGCATCGAGATGGCGCGCACGATGTCGTCGCCCAGATGCAGAGCGACCTCCAACGTCAGCGTCCGAGCCTGCCCCAGGCCCGAGACCTGGACCTGGAGGGCGTTGAACAGCTCGGGAACCTCGCCCCGGGGGAATTCGATGTCGACGACCGGCCCGATGACCCGGACGACGCGGCCGGCGACGGCCGTCTTAGTAGCAGTGGTCACAGTTAGTCCTCTTCGCTTCCTGCTGCAGCCAGAGCGGCGGCGCCGCCGACGATTTCGCTGAGTTCCTGGGTGATCTGCGCCTGACGGGCCTGATTGGCCTGTCGGGACAGGATCTTGATGATGTCGTTCGCGTTGTCGGTGGCCGCCTTGCACGCGGCCCGGCGGGCCGCCGACTCGCTCGCGGCCGAATCCAGCAGCGCCGCGAAGATGCGCGTCGTCACGTACTTGGGCAACAACGCGTCGAGCAACGCGCCCGGCTCCGGTTCGAACTCGTACGCCGGCAGCAGCGGGGCGTCGGGCGTCTGCTCGACGTACTCGACCTGCATGGGCGCCACCCGGCGCACCGTCGGGGTCTGCGTGATCATCGATTCGAAGTGCGTCGACACCAGGTGGATCTCGTCGATCCCCTGCGTGCCGTCGTCGAGTTGACCATCGCTACCGGCGACGAACGCCGGCAGCAGCGACTCGCAGGCCGCGACCGCATCGTCGTAGGTCGGCTTCTCTGAGAAGCCGGTCCACGAGTGCTCGATGGCCCGCTGTCGGAAGCTGAAGTAACCCACGCCCTTGCGCCCGATGACGAAGTACACCGGTTCCTTGCCCTGGGAGCGCACCAGAGCGGTCAGCTCCTCCGTGGCCTTCAGGACGTTGGCGTTGAACCCGC
This window of the Nakamurella panacisegetis genome carries:
- the murA gene encoding UDP-N-acetylglucosamine 1-carboxyvinyltransferase, which encodes MDERFLVTGGARLSGEVSVAGAKNSVLKLMAAALLAEGTTVISNCPAILDVPLMADVLTGLGCQVELDGDKVTITTPAELSHEADFPAVGRLRASVCVLGPLMGRCHRARVALPGGDAIGSRPLDMHQNGLRALGARMSIEHGMVVGEAERLRGAQIGLDFPSVGATENILMAAVLAQGITVIDNAAREPEIIDLANMLNRMGADVRGAGSATITIEGVGELHPTEHRTVGDRVVGGTWAYAAAVTRGSVVVRGVDARHLAAPLERLIAAGALIEPLSDGFSVDMPGRPRAVDFITMPYPGFPTDLQPMALALAAVADGHSLITENVFEARFRFVDELIRMGADARTDGHHASLRGRERLSSAPVWSTDIRAGAGLVLAGLAAEGVTEVHEVGHIDRGYPRFVEDLKSLGAEIERVAV
- a CDS encoding cob(I)yrinic acid a,c-diamide adenosyltransferase, which encodes MAVHLTRIYTRTGDDGTTGLSDFSRVHKTDPRLIAYADCDETNAALGVVMAIGSPGPDIERVIARVQNELFDLGADLATPIEPDPKYPPLRVEQAYIDRLEADCDAFNEGLAPLTSFILPGGTAAGALLHVARTVARRAERSAWTLIGADPDRTNPLAAKYLNRLSDLLFILGRVANPAGDVPWIPGGQRD
- a CDS encoding DUF2550 domain-containing protein gives rise to the protein MGAEITGLVLLLVLVLCIVAIAVRRSLLTKSGGVDVCWRRLMAADGSGWIFGQGRYRGGALTLYRSFSPLPLASRILRRDRLVLGDRRPLTGTEPDLLPVGSVVVRCIDGSTPMELALSEEAITGLRSWLESVPPATGSLHHRHSGGLREF
- a CDS encoding F0F1 ATP synthase subunit epsilon; amino-acid sequence: MSEMQVDLVAVEQKIWSGPAQMVVARTVDGDIGVMPGHAPLLAQLKEGFAARIIEPNGNVRAVAVHGGFLSVTKEGVSILAEDAELSEDIDVTRARAAYERARAAGTDTAEKEADLRRARAQLLAVGETV
- the atpD gene encoding F0F1 ATP synthase subunit beta, with protein sequence MTTATKTAVAGRVVRVIGPVVDIEFPRGEVPELFNALQVQVSGLGQARTLTLEVALHLGDDIVRAISMQPTDGLVRGAAVTDTGKPISVPVGDVVKGHVFNALGKCLDAPGTAEDGEHWPIYRKPPPFDQLEGKTEQLVTGIKVIDLLTPYVQGGKIGLFGGAGVGKTVLIQEMITRVAKNFGGTSVFAGVGERTREGNDLLTEMTESGVINDTALVFGQMDEPPGTRMRVALSALTMAEYFRDVQNQDVLLFIDNIFRFTQAGSEVSTLLGRMPSAVGYQPTLADEMGELQERITSTRGRSITSLQAIYVPADDYTDPAPAAAFAHLDATTELARSITEKGIYPAVDPLSSTSRILDPQFVGDEHYRVAQEVIRILQKYKELQNIIAILGMDELAEEDKLLVGRARRMERFLGQNFFVAKQFTGQDGSYVEMADTIAAFDAIAKGEYDNIPEQAFLNVGGLDDVMAKAKALES
- a CDS encoding F0F1 ATP synthase subunit gamma; translation: MAAQVRVLRQRVKAVQSTQKTTKAMEMIATSRIAKAQAKVLAAAPYSAQITEVLTALATASTLDHPLLTERPNPKRAGILVITSDRGLCGGFNANVLKATEELTALVRSQGKEPVYFVIGRKGVGYFSFRQRAIEHSWTGFSEKPTYDDAVAACESLLPAFVAGSDGQLDDGTQGIDEIHLVSTHFESMITQTPTVRRVAPMQVEYVEQTPDAPLLPAYEFEPEPGALLDALLPKYVTTRIFAALLDSAASESAARRAACKAATDNANDIIKILSRQANQARQAQITQELSEIVGGAAALAAAGSEED